Proteins found in one Onychomys torridus chromosome 21, mOncTor1.1, whole genome shotgun sequence genomic segment:
- the LOC118571418 gene encoding voltage-dependent calcium channel beta subunit-associated regulatory protein isoform X1 yields the protein MQPTATMATEATAAATTTAAALMTSWDNTTSRPTAEPDPILDNYVLLVVVMSLFIGGTLVVLSGVLLLCKRCWEVHQRFNRAMEEAEKTTTTYLDNGTHPIQDPDCRGEDPESQDTETERFLATSSTGRRVSFNEAALFEQSRKAQDKGRRYTLTEGDFHHLKNARLTHLHLPPLKIATIHECDPGEASSVATPHPATTPKDSLAIFQPPGKALTGRSVGPSSALPGDPYNSVDFSEISPSASSDSGEGTSLDAGARGAKAAGPGPEAAPGEMGTGSSGPGTVLQFFTRLRRHASLDGASPYFKVKKWKLEPSQRASSLDTRGSPKRHHFQRQRAASESMEQEGDAPHADFIQYIASAGDSVAFPPPRPFLASPTSPPPTLGRAGQGLQALTTWAWPCRLEAAEAAGGGASPETPPEHSISLGPEHAQQQDPQQEQDAEHAQCSYRDLWSLRASLELHAATASDHSSSGNDRDSVRSGDSSGSGSGGGGAAPAFPPPAESPPALRPKDGEARRLLQMDSGYASIEGRGAGDDASELPAQARSPPRSPRAWPRRPRRDYSIDEKTDALFHEFLRHDPHFDDAPRHRARAHPHAHARKQWQQRGRQHSDPGGARAATPPGAARPARAPLRRGDSVDCPPEGRALPSAGDDPCIPVIEEEPGGGSGGCLGPGLCAEPAGALLDKLAASLDERLFCPHLAEPAAPPPVLIAAAAPTSPDHSPA from the exons ATGCAGCCCACGGCCACCATGGCCACCGaggccaccgccgccgccaccaccaccgcggCCGCCCTGATGACCTCGTGGGACAACACCACCAGCCGCCCCACG GCGGAGCCCGACCCCATCTTGGACAACTatgtgctgctggtggtggtgatgtcgCTGTTCATCGGGGGCACGCTGGTGGTGCTGTCCGGCGTCCTTCTGCTCTGCAAACGCTGCTGGGAGGTGCACCAGCGCTTCAACAG GGccatggaggaggcagagaagaccACCACTACCTACCTGGACAACGGCACCCACCCTATACAAG ACCCCGACTGCAGGGGGGAAGACCCCGAGAGCCAGGACACGGAGACAGAGCGCTTCCTAGCCACCAGCTCCACCGGCCGCCGCGTGTCCTTCAATGAGGCTGCCCTGTTTGAACAGAGCCGAAAGGCTCAGGACAAGGGCCGCCG GTACACCCTGACAGAGGGGGACTTCCATCACCTCAAGAATGCTCGTCTTACCCACCTCCACCTGCCGCCGCTCAAGATCGCTACTATCCATGAGTGTGATCCGGGTGAGGCCAGCTCAGTGGCCACACCCCACCCAGCTACCACCCCCAAAGACAGCTTGGCTATTTTCCAG CCCCCTGGGAAGGCCCTCACTGGCCGCTCAGTGGGTCCCAGCTCCGCCCTGCCAGGTGATCCCTACAACTCTGTGGACTTCTCGGAGATCAGCCCCTCCGCCTCCAGTGACTCTGGGGAGGGCACCTCG TTAGATGCAGGGGCCCGGGGTGCCAAGGCTGCCGGGCCTGGGCCTGAGGCAGCACCTGGGGAGATGGGCACAGGCTCCTCGGGACCGGGCACTGTACTGCAATTCTTCACACGGCTACGCCGCCATGCCAGCCTGGATGGGGCCAGCCCCTACTTCAAGGTCAAGAAATGGAAGCTGGAGCCGAGCCAGAGAGCGTCCAGTCTGGACACGAGAG gttcTCCTAAGCGGCACCACTTTCAGCGACAGCGGGCAGCCAGTGAGAGCATGGAGCAAGAGGGGGACGCCCCTCATGCCGACTTCATTCAGTACATTGCCAGCGCAGGCGACTCGGTggccttcccccccccccgcccctttcTGGCCAGCCCCACCAGCCCGCCCCCCACTCTCGGCAG GGCAGGGCAAGGCCTGCAGGCTCTGACCACGTGGGCCTGGCCTTGCAGGCTAGAGGCGGCCGAGGCGGCGGGCGGAGGAGCAAGCCCCGAGACTCCTCCGGAGCACAGCATCAGTTTGGGGCCCGAGCATGCGCAGCAGCAGGACCCGCAGCAAGAGCAGGACGCCGAGCATGCCCAGTGCAGCTACCGTGACCTGTGGAGCCTCCGCGCGTCCCTCGAGCTCCATGCGGCCACTGCGTCGGACCACAGCAGCAGCGGCAATGACCGCGACTCGGTGCGCAGCGGCGACAGCTCGGGCTCGGGCTCCGGGGGCGGCGGCGCGGCTCCCGCCTTCCCACCGCCCGCCGAGTCCCCGCCCGCGCTGAGGCCCAAGGACGGCGAAGCCCGCCGCCTGCTGCAGATGGACAGCGGCTACGCGAGCATCGAGGGGCGCGGCGCGGGCGACGACGCCTCCGAACTCCCCGCGCAAGCCCGCAGCCCTCCGCGCAGCCCGCGGGCCTGGCCACGCAGGCCGCGCCGCGACTACAGCATCGACGAGAAGACGGACGCGCTTTTCCACGAGTTCCTGCGCCACGACCCGCACTTCGACGACGCGCCGCGCCACCGCGCACGTGCGCACCCTCACGCCCATGCGCGCAAACAGTGGCAACAGCGAGGCCGCCAGCACAGCGACCCCGGCGGCGCACGCGCGGCCACGCCCCCCGGGGCGGCCCGGCCCGCGCGTGCGCCCTTGCGCCGCGGCGACAGCGTCGACTGCCCTCCCGAAGGCCGCGCGCTGCCGAGCGCGGGCGACGACCCGTGCATCCCCGTCATCGAGGAGGAGCCTGGCGGCGGGAGCGGCGGGTGCCTGGGCCCCGGGCTGTGCGCCGAGCCCGCCGGGGCGCTGCTGGACAAGCTGGCAGCCAGCCTCGACGAGAGACTCTTCTGCCCGCACCTGGCCGAGCCCGCCGCGCCTCCCCCGGTGCTgatcgccgccgccgcccccaCGTCCCCTGACCACAGCCCGGCCTAA
- the Midn gene encoding midnolin isoform X4: protein MEPQPGGARSCRRGAPGGACELSTAAESAAPMTLAIHSTTGTRYDLSVPHDETVEGLRKRLSQRLKVPKERLALLHKDTRLSSGKLQEFGVGDGSKLTLVPTVEAGLMSQASRPEQSVMQALESLTETQVSDFLSGRSPLTLALRVGDHMMFVQLQLAAQHAPLQHRHVLAAAAAAAAAAQGDASVTTPVSSPCRPVSSAARVPPVSSSPSPVSPSPVTAGSFRSHAASTTCPEMDCSPPASSNATSTPGSSPTPRSRKPGAVIESFVNHAPGVFSGTFSGTLHPNCQDSSGRPRRDIGTILQILNDLLSATRHYQGMPPSLTQLRCHAQCSPASPAPDLTPKTTSCEKLAATSPTSLLQGQSQIRVCKPPGDRLRQTENRATRCKVERLQLLLQQKRLRRKARRDARGPYHWTPSRKAGRSDSSSSGGGGSPSEAGGLGLDFEDSVWKPEVNPDIQSEFVMA from the exons ATGGAGCCGCAGCCCGGCGGCGCCCGGAGCTGCCGGCGCGGGGCCCCCGGCGGCGCCTGCGAGCTGAGCACGGCCGCGGAGTCGGCCGCACCCATGACCCTGGCGATCCACAGCACCACGGGGACTCGCTACGACCTGTCGGTGCCCCACGACGAGACCGTGGAAGGGCTGCGCAAAAGGCTGTCCCAGCGCCTCAAAGTACCCAAGGAGCGCCTGGCCCTGCTTCACAAAGACAC CCGGCTCAGTTCGGGGAAACTGCAGGAATTCGGCGTGGGGGATGGGAGCAAGTTGACGCTCGTGCCCACGGTGGAAGCCGGCCTCATG tcccaGGCCTCGAGGCCGGAGCAGTCTGTTATGCAAGCTCTGGAAAGTTTGACCGAGACTCAG GTCAGTGACTTCTTATCAGGCCGCTCACCTCTGACTCTGGCCCTGCGAGTTGGGGATCACATGATGTTTGTACAGTTGCAACTGGCCGCCCAACATGCCCCGCTCCAGCACCGCCATGTGCTTGCCGcggccgcagccgccgccgccgccgcccaggGAGATGCCAGTGTAACTACCCCAGTGTCCTCACCCTGTAGGCCGGTGTCCAGTGCCGCCCGCGTTCCCCCAGTGTCCAGCAGCCCTTCGCCCGTGTCTCCCTCACCTGTCACCGCTGGTTCCTTCAGATCCCATGCCGCCTCCACAACCTGTCCCGAG ATGGACTGTTCCCCACCAGCTAGCAGCAATGCCACGTCAACCCCAGGCAGCAGCCCCACCCCTCGCTCCCGCAAACCCGGTGCCGTCATCGAGAGCTTCGTGAATCACGCTCCCGGGGTCTTCTCAGGGACCTTCTCTG GCACACTGCACCCCAACTGCCAGGACAGTAGTGGGCGGCCGCGGCGGGACATTGGCACCATTCTGCAGATACTCAATGACCTCCTAAGTGCCACGCGGCATTACCAGGGCATGCCACCCTCGCTGACCCAGCTCCGCTGCCACGCCCAGTGCTCACCTGCCTCACCAGCCCCCGACCTCACCCCCAAAACTACCTCCTGTGAGAAGCTGGCAgccacctcccccacctccctgctcCAGGGCCAGAGCCAGATCCGAGTGTGCAAGCCCCCTG GAGACCGTTTGCGACAGACAGAGAACCGCGCCACACGCTGCAAAGTGGAACGtctccagctgctgctgcagcagaAGCGCCTGCGAAGGAAGGCCCGGCGTGACGCCCGGGGTCCCTACCACTGGACCCCCAGCCGCAAAGCTGGCCgcagtgacagcagcagcagtgggggcGGAGGTAGCCCCAGCGAGGCTGGAGGCCTGGGCCTGGACTTCGAGGACTCCGTCTGGAAGCCTGAAGTCAACCCGGACATCCAGTCCGAGTTCGTGATGGCTTAA
- the Midn gene encoding midnolin isoform X1, producing MEPQPGGARSCRRGAPGGACELSTAAESAAPMTLAIHSTTGTRYDLSVPHDETVEGLRKRLSQRLKVPKERLALLHKDTRLSSGKLQEFGVGDGSKLTLVPTVEAGLMSQASRPEQSVMQALESLTETQPPATPGPGRAAGGGFRKYRLILFKRPWHRQGPQSPERGGERPQVSDFLSGRSPLTLALRVGDHMMFVQLQLAAQHAPLQHRHVLAAAAAAAAAAQGDASVTTPVSSPCRPVSSAARVPPVSSSPSPVSPSPVTAGSFRSHAASTTCPEQMDCSPPASSNATSTPGSSPTPRSRKPGAVIESFVNHAPGVFSGTFSGTLHPNCQDSSGRPRRDIGTILQILNDLLSATRHYQGMPPSLTQLRCHAQCSPASPAPDLTPKTTSCEKLAATSPTSLLQGQSQIRVCKPPGDRLRQTENRATRCKVERLQLLLQQKRLRRKARRDARGPYHWTPSRKAGRSDSSSSGGGGSPSEAGGLGLDFEDSVWKPEVNPDIQSEFVMA from the exons ATGGAGCCGCAGCCCGGCGGCGCCCGGAGCTGCCGGCGCGGGGCCCCCGGCGGCGCCTGCGAGCTGAGCACGGCCGCGGAGTCGGCCGCACCCATGACCCTGGCGATCCACAGCACCACGGGGACTCGCTACGACCTGTCGGTGCCCCACGACGAGACCGTGGAAGGGCTGCGCAAAAGGCTGTCCCAGCGCCTCAAAGTACCCAAGGAGCGCCTGGCCCTGCTTCACAAAGACAC CCGGCTCAGTTCGGGGAAACTGCAGGAATTCGGCGTGGGGGATGGGAGCAAGTTGACGCTCGTGCCCACGGTGGAAGCCGGCCTCATG tcccaGGCCTCGAGGCCGGAGCAGTCTGTTATGCAAGCTCTGGAAAGTTTGACCGAGACTCAG CCCCCAGCGACACCCGGGCCAGGCCGGGCTGCCGGAGGAGGCTTCCGGAAATAcagattgattttatttaagCGTCCGTGGCACCGACAGGGACCCCAGAGCCCAGAGAGGGGCGGCGAGAGGCCCCAG GTCAGTGACTTCTTATCAGGCCGCTCACCTCTGACTCTGGCCCTGCGAGTTGGGGATCACATGATGTTTGTACAGTTGCAACTGGCCGCCCAACATGCCCCGCTCCAGCACCGCCATGTGCTTGCCGcggccgcagccgccgccgccgccgcccaggGAGATGCCAGTGTAACTACCCCAGTGTCCTCACCCTGTAGGCCGGTGTCCAGTGCCGCCCGCGTTCCCCCAGTGTCCAGCAGCCCTTCGCCCGTGTCTCCCTCACCTGTCACCGCTGGTTCCTTCAGATCCCATGCCGCCTCCACAACCTGTCCCGAG CAGATGGACTGTTCCCCACCAGCTAGCAGCAATGCCACGTCAACCCCAGGCAGCAGCCCCACCCCTCGCTCCCGCAAACCCGGTGCCGTCATCGAGAGCTTCGTGAATCACGCTCCCGGGGTCTTCTCAGGGACCTTCTCTG GCACACTGCACCCCAACTGCCAGGACAGTAGTGGGCGGCCGCGGCGGGACATTGGCACCATTCTGCAGATACTCAATGACCTCCTAAGTGCCACGCGGCATTACCAGGGCATGCCACCCTCGCTGACCCAGCTCCGCTGCCACGCCCAGTGCTCACCTGCCTCACCAGCCCCCGACCTCACCCCCAAAACTACCTCCTGTGAGAAGCTGGCAgccacctcccccacctccctgctcCAGGGCCAGAGCCAGATCCGAGTGTGCAAGCCCCCTG GAGACCGTTTGCGACAGACAGAGAACCGCGCCACACGCTGCAAAGTGGAACGtctccagctgctgctgcagcagaAGCGCCTGCGAAGGAAGGCCCGGCGTGACGCCCGGGGTCCCTACCACTGGACCCCCAGCCGCAAAGCTGGCCgcagtgacagcagcagcagtgggggcGGAGGTAGCCCCAGCGAGGCTGGAGGCCTGGGCCTGGACTTCGAGGACTCCGTCTGGAAGCCTGAAGTCAACCCGGACATCCAGTCCGAGTTCGTGATGGCTTAA
- the Midn gene encoding midnolin isoform X3, with translation MEPQPGGARSCRRGAPGGACELSTAAESAAPMTLAIHSTTGTRYDLSVPHDETVEGLRKRLSQRLKVPKERLALLHKDTRLSSGKLQEFGVGDGSKLTLVPTVEAGLMSQASRPEQSVMQALESLTETQVSDFLSGRSPLTLALRVGDHMMFVQLQLAAQHAPLQHRHVLAAAAAAAAAAQGDASVTTPVSSPCRPVSSAARVPPVSSSPSPVSPSPVTAGSFRSHAASTTCPEQMDCSPPASSNATSTPGSSPTPRSRKPGAVIESFVNHAPGVFSGTFSGTLHPNCQDSSGRPRRDIGTILQILNDLLSATRHYQGMPPSLTQLRCHAQCSPASPAPDLTPKTTSCEKLAATSPTSLLQGQSQIRVCKPPGDRLRQTENRATRCKVERLQLLLQQKRLRRKARRDARGPYHWTPSRKAGRSDSSSSGGGGSPSEAGGLGLDFEDSVWKPEVNPDIQSEFVMA, from the exons ATGGAGCCGCAGCCCGGCGGCGCCCGGAGCTGCCGGCGCGGGGCCCCCGGCGGCGCCTGCGAGCTGAGCACGGCCGCGGAGTCGGCCGCACCCATGACCCTGGCGATCCACAGCACCACGGGGACTCGCTACGACCTGTCGGTGCCCCACGACGAGACCGTGGAAGGGCTGCGCAAAAGGCTGTCCCAGCGCCTCAAAGTACCCAAGGAGCGCCTGGCCCTGCTTCACAAAGACAC CCGGCTCAGTTCGGGGAAACTGCAGGAATTCGGCGTGGGGGATGGGAGCAAGTTGACGCTCGTGCCCACGGTGGAAGCCGGCCTCATG tcccaGGCCTCGAGGCCGGAGCAGTCTGTTATGCAAGCTCTGGAAAGTTTGACCGAGACTCAG GTCAGTGACTTCTTATCAGGCCGCTCACCTCTGACTCTGGCCCTGCGAGTTGGGGATCACATGATGTTTGTACAGTTGCAACTGGCCGCCCAACATGCCCCGCTCCAGCACCGCCATGTGCTTGCCGcggccgcagccgccgccgccgccgcccaggGAGATGCCAGTGTAACTACCCCAGTGTCCTCACCCTGTAGGCCGGTGTCCAGTGCCGCCCGCGTTCCCCCAGTGTCCAGCAGCCCTTCGCCCGTGTCTCCCTCACCTGTCACCGCTGGTTCCTTCAGATCCCATGCCGCCTCCACAACCTGTCCCGAG CAGATGGACTGTTCCCCACCAGCTAGCAGCAATGCCACGTCAACCCCAGGCAGCAGCCCCACCCCTCGCTCCCGCAAACCCGGTGCCGTCATCGAGAGCTTCGTGAATCACGCTCCCGGGGTCTTCTCAGGGACCTTCTCTG GCACACTGCACCCCAACTGCCAGGACAGTAGTGGGCGGCCGCGGCGGGACATTGGCACCATTCTGCAGATACTCAATGACCTCCTAAGTGCCACGCGGCATTACCAGGGCATGCCACCCTCGCTGACCCAGCTCCGCTGCCACGCCCAGTGCTCACCTGCCTCACCAGCCCCCGACCTCACCCCCAAAACTACCTCCTGTGAGAAGCTGGCAgccacctcccccacctccctgctcCAGGGCCAGAGCCAGATCCGAGTGTGCAAGCCCCCTG GAGACCGTTTGCGACAGACAGAGAACCGCGCCACACGCTGCAAAGTGGAACGtctccagctgctgctgcagcagaAGCGCCTGCGAAGGAAGGCCCGGCGTGACGCCCGGGGTCCCTACCACTGGACCCCCAGCCGCAAAGCTGGCCgcagtgacagcagcagcagtgggggcGGAGGTAGCCCCAGCGAGGCTGGAGGCCTGGGCCTGGACTTCGAGGACTCCGTCTGGAAGCCTGAAGTCAACCCGGACATCCAGTCCGAGTTCGTGATGGCTTAA
- the Midn gene encoding midnolin isoform X2, whose protein sequence is MEPQPGGARSCRRGAPGGACELSTAAESAAPMTLAIHSTTGTRYDLSVPHDETVEGLRKRLSQRLKVPKERLALLHKDTRLSSGKLQEFGVGDGSKLTLVPTVEAGLMSQASRPEQSVMQALESLTETQPPATPGPGRAAGGGFRKYRLILFKRPWHRQGPQSPERGGERPQVSDFLSGRSPLTLALRVGDHMMFVQLQLAAQHAPLQHRHVLAAAAAAAAAAQGDASVTTPVSSPCRPVSSAARVPPVSSSPSPVSPSPVTAGSFRSHAASTTCPEMDCSPPASSNATSTPGSSPTPRSRKPGAVIESFVNHAPGVFSGTFSGTLHPNCQDSSGRPRRDIGTILQILNDLLSATRHYQGMPPSLTQLRCHAQCSPASPAPDLTPKTTSCEKLAATSPTSLLQGQSQIRVCKPPGDRLRQTENRATRCKVERLQLLLQQKRLRRKARRDARGPYHWTPSRKAGRSDSSSSGGGGSPSEAGGLGLDFEDSVWKPEVNPDIQSEFVMA, encoded by the exons ATGGAGCCGCAGCCCGGCGGCGCCCGGAGCTGCCGGCGCGGGGCCCCCGGCGGCGCCTGCGAGCTGAGCACGGCCGCGGAGTCGGCCGCACCCATGACCCTGGCGATCCACAGCACCACGGGGACTCGCTACGACCTGTCGGTGCCCCACGACGAGACCGTGGAAGGGCTGCGCAAAAGGCTGTCCCAGCGCCTCAAAGTACCCAAGGAGCGCCTGGCCCTGCTTCACAAAGACAC CCGGCTCAGTTCGGGGAAACTGCAGGAATTCGGCGTGGGGGATGGGAGCAAGTTGACGCTCGTGCCCACGGTGGAAGCCGGCCTCATG tcccaGGCCTCGAGGCCGGAGCAGTCTGTTATGCAAGCTCTGGAAAGTTTGACCGAGACTCAG CCCCCAGCGACACCCGGGCCAGGCCGGGCTGCCGGAGGAGGCTTCCGGAAATAcagattgattttatttaagCGTCCGTGGCACCGACAGGGACCCCAGAGCCCAGAGAGGGGCGGCGAGAGGCCCCAG GTCAGTGACTTCTTATCAGGCCGCTCACCTCTGACTCTGGCCCTGCGAGTTGGGGATCACATGATGTTTGTACAGTTGCAACTGGCCGCCCAACATGCCCCGCTCCAGCACCGCCATGTGCTTGCCGcggccgcagccgccgccgccgccgcccaggGAGATGCCAGTGTAACTACCCCAGTGTCCTCACCCTGTAGGCCGGTGTCCAGTGCCGCCCGCGTTCCCCCAGTGTCCAGCAGCCCTTCGCCCGTGTCTCCCTCACCTGTCACCGCTGGTTCCTTCAGATCCCATGCCGCCTCCACAACCTGTCCCGAG ATGGACTGTTCCCCACCAGCTAGCAGCAATGCCACGTCAACCCCAGGCAGCAGCCCCACCCCTCGCTCCCGCAAACCCGGTGCCGTCATCGAGAGCTTCGTGAATCACGCTCCCGGGGTCTTCTCAGGGACCTTCTCTG GCACACTGCACCCCAACTGCCAGGACAGTAGTGGGCGGCCGCGGCGGGACATTGGCACCATTCTGCAGATACTCAATGACCTCCTAAGTGCCACGCGGCATTACCAGGGCATGCCACCCTCGCTGACCCAGCTCCGCTGCCACGCCCAGTGCTCACCTGCCTCACCAGCCCCCGACCTCACCCCCAAAACTACCTCCTGTGAGAAGCTGGCAgccacctcccccacctccctgctcCAGGGCCAGAGCCAGATCCGAGTGTGCAAGCCCCCTG GAGACCGTTTGCGACAGACAGAGAACCGCGCCACACGCTGCAAAGTGGAACGtctccagctgctgctgcagcagaAGCGCCTGCGAAGGAAGGCCCGGCGTGACGCCCGGGGTCCCTACCACTGGACCCCCAGCCGCAAAGCTGGCCgcagtgacagcagcagcagtgggggcGGAGGTAGCCCCAGCGAGGCTGGAGGCCTGGGCCTGGACTTCGAGGACTCCGTCTGGAAGCCTGAAGTCAACCCGGACATCCAGTCCGAGTTCGTGATGGCTTAA
- the LOC118571418 gene encoding voltage-dependent calcium channel beta subunit-associated regulatory protein isoform X2, producing the protein MQPTATMATEATAAATTTAAALMTSWDNTTSRPTAEPDPILDNYVLLVVVMSLFIGGTLVVLSGVLLLCKRCWEVHQRFNRAMEEAEKTTTTYLDNGTHPIQDPDCRGEDPESQDTETERFLATSSTGRRVSFNEAALFEQSRKAQDKGRRYTLTEGDFHHLKNARLTHLHLPPLKIATIHECDPGEASSVATPHPATTPKDSLAIFQPPGKALTGRSVGPSSALPGDPYNSVDFSEISPSASSDSGEGTSLDAGARGAKAAGPGPEAAPGEMGTGSSGPGTVLQFFTRLRRHASLDGASPYFKVKKWKLEPSQRASSLDTRGSPKRHHFQRQRAASESMEQEGDAPHADFIQYIASAGDSVAFPPPRPFLASPTSPPPTLGRLEAAEAAGGGASPETPPEHSISLGPEHAQQQDPQQEQDAEHAQCSYRDLWSLRASLELHAATASDHSSSGNDRDSVRSGDSSGSGSGGGGAAPAFPPPAESPPALRPKDGEARRLLQMDSGYASIEGRGAGDDASELPAQARSPPRSPRAWPRRPRRDYSIDEKTDALFHEFLRHDPHFDDAPRHRARAHPHAHARKQWQQRGRQHSDPGGARAATPPGAARPARAPLRRGDSVDCPPEGRALPSAGDDPCIPVIEEEPGGGSGGCLGPGLCAEPAGALLDKLAASLDERLFCPHLAEPAAPPPVLIAAAAPTSPDHSPA; encoded by the exons ATGCAGCCCACGGCCACCATGGCCACCGaggccaccgccgccgccaccaccaccgcggCCGCCCTGATGACCTCGTGGGACAACACCACCAGCCGCCCCACG GCGGAGCCCGACCCCATCTTGGACAACTatgtgctgctggtggtggtgatgtcgCTGTTCATCGGGGGCACGCTGGTGGTGCTGTCCGGCGTCCTTCTGCTCTGCAAACGCTGCTGGGAGGTGCACCAGCGCTTCAACAG GGccatggaggaggcagagaagaccACCACTACCTACCTGGACAACGGCACCCACCCTATACAAG ACCCCGACTGCAGGGGGGAAGACCCCGAGAGCCAGGACACGGAGACAGAGCGCTTCCTAGCCACCAGCTCCACCGGCCGCCGCGTGTCCTTCAATGAGGCTGCCCTGTTTGAACAGAGCCGAAAGGCTCAGGACAAGGGCCGCCG GTACACCCTGACAGAGGGGGACTTCCATCACCTCAAGAATGCTCGTCTTACCCACCTCCACCTGCCGCCGCTCAAGATCGCTACTATCCATGAGTGTGATCCGGGTGAGGCCAGCTCAGTGGCCACACCCCACCCAGCTACCACCCCCAAAGACAGCTTGGCTATTTTCCAG CCCCCTGGGAAGGCCCTCACTGGCCGCTCAGTGGGTCCCAGCTCCGCCCTGCCAGGTGATCCCTACAACTCTGTGGACTTCTCGGAGATCAGCCCCTCCGCCTCCAGTGACTCTGGGGAGGGCACCTCG TTAGATGCAGGGGCCCGGGGTGCCAAGGCTGCCGGGCCTGGGCCTGAGGCAGCACCTGGGGAGATGGGCACAGGCTCCTCGGGACCGGGCACTGTACTGCAATTCTTCACACGGCTACGCCGCCATGCCAGCCTGGATGGGGCCAGCCCCTACTTCAAGGTCAAGAAATGGAAGCTGGAGCCGAGCCAGAGAGCGTCCAGTCTGGACACGAGAG gttcTCCTAAGCGGCACCACTTTCAGCGACAGCGGGCAGCCAGTGAGAGCATGGAGCAAGAGGGGGACGCCCCTCATGCCGACTTCATTCAGTACATTGCCAGCGCAGGCGACTCGGTggccttcccccccccccgcccctttcTGGCCAGCCCCACCAGCCCGCCCCCCACTCTCGGCAG GCTAGAGGCGGCCGAGGCGGCGGGCGGAGGAGCAAGCCCCGAGACTCCTCCGGAGCACAGCATCAGTTTGGGGCCCGAGCATGCGCAGCAGCAGGACCCGCAGCAAGAGCAGGACGCCGAGCATGCCCAGTGCAGCTACCGTGACCTGTGGAGCCTCCGCGCGTCCCTCGAGCTCCATGCGGCCACTGCGTCGGACCACAGCAGCAGCGGCAATGACCGCGACTCGGTGCGCAGCGGCGACAGCTCGGGCTCGGGCTCCGGGGGCGGCGGCGCGGCTCCCGCCTTCCCACCGCCCGCCGAGTCCCCGCCCGCGCTGAGGCCCAAGGACGGCGAAGCCCGCCGCCTGCTGCAGATGGACAGCGGCTACGCGAGCATCGAGGGGCGCGGCGCGGGCGACGACGCCTCCGAACTCCCCGCGCAAGCCCGCAGCCCTCCGCGCAGCCCGCGGGCCTGGCCACGCAGGCCGCGCCGCGACTACAGCATCGACGAGAAGACGGACGCGCTTTTCCACGAGTTCCTGCGCCACGACCCGCACTTCGACGACGCGCCGCGCCACCGCGCACGTGCGCACCCTCACGCCCATGCGCGCAAACAGTGGCAACAGCGAGGCCGCCAGCACAGCGACCCCGGCGGCGCACGCGCGGCCACGCCCCCCGGGGCGGCCCGGCCCGCGCGTGCGCCCTTGCGCCGCGGCGACAGCGTCGACTGCCCTCCCGAAGGCCGCGCGCTGCCGAGCGCGGGCGACGACCCGTGCATCCCCGTCATCGAGGAGGAGCCTGGCGGCGGGAGCGGCGGGTGCCTGGGCCCCGGGCTGTGCGCCGAGCCCGCCGGGGCGCTGCTGGACAAGCTGGCAGCCAGCCTCGACGAGAGACTCTTCTGCCCGCACCTGGCCGAGCCCGCCGCGCCTCCCCCGGTGCTgatcgccgccgccgcccccaCGTCCCCTGACCACAGCCCGGCCTAA
- the Atp5f1d gene encoding ATP synthase subunit delta, mitochondrial, whose product MLPAALLRRPGLRRLVLQARAYAEAAAAPAPAAGPGQMSFTFASPTQVFFDGANVRQVDVPTLTGAFGILASHVPTLQVLRPGLVVVHAEDGSTTKYFVSSGSVTVNADSSVQLLAEEAVTLDMLDLGTARANLEKAQSELAGAADEAARAEIQIRIEANEALVKALE is encoded by the exons ATGCTGCCTGCCGCACTGCTTCGCCGCCCGGGCCTGCGCCGCCTGGTGCTCCAGGCGCGTGCGTACGCCGAGGCCGCCGCCGCTCCGGCCCCCGCCGCCGGGCCCGGACAGATGTCCTTCACCTTCGCCTCCCCGACGCAG GTGTTCTTCGATGGCGCCAACGTGCGGCAGGTGGATGTGCCTACGCTGACCGGAGCCTTTGGCATCCTGGCGTCCCACGTCCCCACACTGCAGGTCCTGCGGCCTGGGCTGGTAGTGGTCCACGCCGAGGACGGCTCCACAACCAAGTACTTTG TGAGCAGCGGCTCCGTCACCGTGAACGCGGACTCCTCAGTGCAGTTACTGGCCGAGGAAGCTGTAACACTGGATATGCTGGACCTAGGG ACAGCCCGGGCCAACCTGGAGAAGGCGCAGTCGGAACTGGCCGGTGCAGCGGATGAGGCAGCGCGGGCCGAGATCCAGATCCGCATTGAGGCCAATGAAGCCCTGGTGAAGGCCCTGGAGTAG